From Columba livia isolate bColLiv1 breed racing homer chromosome 5, bColLiv1.pat.W.v2, whole genome shotgun sequence, one genomic window encodes:
- the NOXRED1 gene encoding NADP-dependent oxidoreductase domain-containing protein 1, which yields HLILFVLQGRVDAEWLVAFFYTAMNSSLWQGLPHQKALELLCFPECCPICAEQKTSCPQFMCKNFVSKGFASSVTQEQTFPWFDLTAAQVRESPFSQLLEKSEFVQCHLALPHQASSGDWPIKQCVLVSTKTSLTSAIVEPGVTIDDEALLSTAASVIFSETPEETADYDSKST from the exons catttgattttgtttgtccTGCAGGGAAGAGTCGATGCTGAATGGCTGGTGGCCTTTTTCTACACAGCCATGAACAGCAGCCTGTGGCAGGGTCTGCCTCACCAGAAGGCACTGGAGTTACTCTGTTTTCCTGAATGCTGCCCCATCTGTGCAGAGCAGAAAACTTCCTGCCCACAGTTTATGTGCAAGAATTTTGTCAGCAAAGGTTTTGCCTCTTCAGTGACTCAAGAGCA AACCTTCCCCTGGTTTGACCTGACAGCTGCACAAGTGAGAGAGTCTCCCTTTAGCCAGCTGCTAGAAAAAAGTGAGTTTGTCCAGTGCCATCTTGCTCTACCGCATCAAGCATCCTCTGGAGACTGGCCTATAAAGCAATGTGTGCTGGTCAGCACCAAGACATCTCTTACTTCAGCTATAGTGGAGCCTGGTGTGACAATAGATGATGAGGCTCTACTTTCCACAGCTGCTTCTGTCATTTTCTCAGAAACTCCAGAGGAAACTGCTGACTATGATTCTAAATCCACATAA
- the SAMD15 gene encoding sterile alpha motif domain-containing protein 15 isoform X1, protein MRTGPRKDALPWPPGDGSDGAGPGARGAGSDRGAGGRARGRGGSAVRPALPGLERRGGGRVGGAARLPAVRGAGLPAPALSTARTGGRELRECFRANGITGRRLIHANCSNLPAMGVTDFGHMQEISRHIRELLGIEEPLFNRSIALPYRDNMGLFLERKSPSGKQADALTFSEFVQEAGLQPYSTVPPLQPAQTEVEADTLPISQGTQRQD, encoded by the exons ATGAGAACGGGGCCCCGCAAGGACGCGTTACCGTGGCCGCCCGGGGACGGCTCCGATGGAGCCGGACCCGGAgcccgcggggccgggagcgACCGAGGCGCCGGAGGTCGAGCACGAGGGCGCGGGGGATCCGCGGTCCGCCCGGCCCTTCCTGGCCTGGAGCGCCGAGGAGGTGGCCGAGTGGGTGGTGCAGCTCGGCTTCCCGCAGTACGAGGTGCGGGACTGCCCGCCCCCGCCCTCAGCACCGCCCGAACCGGTGGCCGTGAACTCCGT gaaTGCTTCAGGGCCAACGGCATCACCGGCCGCCGCCTCATCCACGCCAACTGCTCCAACCTGCCCGCCATGGGCGTCACAGATTTCGGCCACATGCAG GAGATTTCACGACACATACGAGAGTTGCTGGGAATTGAGGAGCCTCTCTTCAACAGATCCATTGCCCTCCCATACAGAGACAACATGGGTCTCTTCCTGGAGCGAAAGTCCCCATCAGGAAAGCAAGCAGATGCTCTCACATTCTCAGAGTTTGTCCAAGAAGCAGGACTCCAGCCCTATAGTACAGTTCCTCCTTTGCAACCAGCCCAGACTGAGGTAGAAGCAGACACTCTCCCTATATCACAGGGCACCCAGAGGCAGGATTAG
- the SAMD15 gene encoding sterile alpha motif domain-containing protein 15 isoform X2, translating to MEPDPEPAGPGATEAPEVEHEGAGDPRSARPFLAWSAEEVAEWVVQLGFPQYEECFRANGITGRRLIHANCSNLPAMGVTDFGHMQEISRHIRELLGIEEPLFNRSIALPYRDNMGLFLERKSPSGKQADALTFSEFVQEAGLQPYSTVPPLQPAQTEVEADTLPISQGTQRQD from the exons ATGGAGCCGGACCCGGAgcccgcggggccgggagcgACCGAGGCGCCGGAGGTCGAGCACGAGGGCGCGGGGGATCCGCGGTCCGCCCGGCCCTTCCTGGCCTGGAGCGCCGAGGAGGTGGCCGAGTGGGTGGTGCAGCTCGGCTTCCCGCAGTACGAG gaaTGCTTCAGGGCCAACGGCATCACCGGCCGCCGCCTCATCCACGCCAACTGCTCCAACCTGCCCGCCATGGGCGTCACAGATTTCGGCCACATGCAG GAGATTTCACGACACATACGAGAGTTGCTGGGAATTGAGGAGCCTCTCTTCAACAGATCCATTGCCCTCCCATACAGAGACAACATGGGTCTCTTCCTGGAGCGAAAGTCCCCATCAGGAAAGCAAGCAGATGCTCTCACATTCTCAGAGTTTGTCCAAGAAGCAGGACTCCAGCCCTATAGTACAGTTCCTCCTTTGCAACCAGCCCAGACTGAGGTAGAAGCAGACACTCTCCCTATATCACAGGGCACCCAGAGGCAGGATTAG
- the TMED8 gene encoding protein TMED8, with product MSTEAPPSRFCLARTHLPPLPSGVSAGGGRNASAPLGSFRRAGQPPSAPRAPAARSALPMSGVLAAAAGSRFEPPAASAPGGRSAPRDPSENEDSAQKTEPAHQLVDSSESSTSRTGSQIGSIVSVGTTEDSKEGAGTLEDQEVEEKLPKQIQSLKEEAAVRLTSYHVPQGAGDIVMIQSDHTGAVDILSAELETADLLGEQRKAQPPPLAPPTMWTTEKTKEFKAKMGREKNGRMVVKRGEVVTVRVPTHPDGKCICWEFATDDYDIGFGVYFDWTAVTSTAITVQVSESSDEEDEEEEEEIEGLAPVGDVERGSKSYLRNRYGEIMPVYRRNSHREVQAGSHEYPGEGIYLLKFDNSYSLLRNKTLFFHVYYTS from the exons ATGAGCACCGAGGCACCACCCTCTCGCTTCTGCCTGGCTCGCACGCACCTACCGCCCCTTCCCTCGGGTGTTTCCGCCGGCGGTGGCCGCAACGCTTCGGCCCCGCTCGGCTCTTTCCGCCGCGCCGGGCAGCCGCCTTCGGCTCCGCGCGCGCCGGCCGCCCGTTCAGCTCTGCCCATGTCGGGCGTGttggccgccgccgccggctcCCGCTTCGAGCCCCCGGCTGCCAGCGCGCCGGGCGGCCGCTCCGCGCCTCGGGACCCCTCAG AAAATGAAGACTCAGCGCAAAAGACAGAGCCCGCACATCAGCTGGTTGATTCTTCAGAGTCCAGTACTTCTCGGACCGg GTCGCAGATTGGGTCAATCGTGAGTGTGGGCACAACAGAGGATTCGAAGGAAGGTGCTGGCACTTTGGAGGACCAGGAAGTAGAAGAAAAACTGCCCAAGCAAATCCAGTCCCTCAAAGAG GAAGCTGCTGTTCGATTAACCAGCTACCATGTACCTCAAGGAGCAGGGGATATAGTCATGATTCAGTCAGATCACACTGGTGCTGTGGATATCCTTTCAGCTGAGCTAGAGACTGCTGACCTCCTTGGGGAGCAGAGGAAAG cTCAGCCTCCCCCTCTGGCTCCACCCACCATGTGGACCACAGAGAAGACAAAGGAATTCAAAGCCAagatgggaagggagaaaaatggCCGGATGGTGGTGAAGCGAGGCGAGGTGGTGACAGTCCGTGTGCCAACTCATCCTGATGGGAAATGCATTTGTTGGGAGTTTGCTACGGATGACTACGACATTGGGTTTGGAGTCTATTTTGACTGGACTGCGGTTACTAGCACTGCCATTACTGTGCAGGTCAGCGAATCCAGTgatgaggaggatgaagaggaggaggaagaaattgaAG GCCTTGCCCCTGTTGGTGATGTGGAAAGGGGCTCCAAAAGCTATCTGCGGAACCGTTATGGAGAGATCATGCCCGTGTATCGGAGGAACAGCCATCGGGAGGTGCAGGCAGGCAGCCACGAGTACCCAGGCGAGGGCATCTACCTGCTGAAATTTGATAACTCCTACTCTCTCCTCCGCAATAAGACTCTGTTCTTTCATGTCTATTACACTAGCTGA